One window of the Desulfurispira natronophila genome contains the following:
- a CDS encoding endonuclease MutS2, producing MCTSQRALAVLEYPKIKEFLKSFVTSSLGRRALDDLQPGQSYMEVRSRIAVGQEFLLLCRDFSQPPMGGLEDPLPLLEKTGTQGQILEPAELFRLSTFLASIKNLKDYFAAMEGDFPRSREIGGDLQPCADLKSRIDMCIEESGHISDGASAVLRKVRRDLRTLRTRVRKQMERYLGDPQYKDVIIDNIVTLRRDRYVIPLRSNFKGKIDGIVLDHSASGGTFYVEPREVVDVNNRLATLHAQEREEEYRIISELSQLVQSRMRALQANVALVERIDMYIGFANYALKHDGTYLETRQSRGCCLPGLRHPLLENPVAVDTRLGGDFPPMLLITGPNTGGKTLALKSAGLAVLSHNSGIPVLCRENESFMGYFAAIYADIGDEQSIEQSLSTFSSHIVNIAHAAKSVDERSLVLLDELGSGTDPEEGGALAVGILQYFAQRKCCLMATTHHNAVKHFAHRNHQVENACMEFDSQTLQPTYRILYGQQGQSSALDIAARYGLPLEIVDAARNFRESSTGEAARTIAALERKLERYVRDDEAFQSRSRRLEQELQALQQQKQQLQQQSSRNLEQASLQARDIVRQARQEAKRYLQNLKSSSDQEARRQQARFESMAQQVFADAQQMERSHLQKLSNIAAGDQVYVAKLQRDGTVITVRGKKAEVEVGGLRTQVGVDELFAPRGQAGSATVHTSSGHAAESAAPAYVGPHHAVSPELMLVGKRVEESLGELEDYLSRAISADLDSVRIIHGMGTGRLKRAVRHYLDQVPQVKNYRDGEAFEGGLGATVVEL from the coding sequence ATGTGTACCTCTCAACGCGCTCTCGCGGTGCTCGAATACCCTAAAATCAAGGAATTTCTCAAGTCATTTGTCACTTCGTCTTTGGGTCGGCGTGCCCTTGACGACCTGCAGCCTGGGCAAAGCTACATGGAAGTACGCTCGCGCATCGCAGTGGGGCAGGAGTTCCTGCTTCTGTGTCGTGACTTTAGCCAGCCTCCCATGGGAGGATTAGAAGATCCTCTTCCGCTGCTGGAAAAAACTGGCACGCAAGGACAGATTCTGGAACCGGCAGAGCTGTTCCGACTTTCCACCTTCCTGGCTAGTATCAAAAACCTTAAGGACTACTTTGCGGCCATGGAAGGTGACTTTCCCCGCAGTCGAGAGATAGGCGGTGACCTCCAACCTTGCGCCGATCTGAAAAGTCGCATTGATATGTGTATCGAAGAAAGTGGGCATATCAGCGATGGTGCATCAGCGGTGTTACGAAAAGTTCGCCGCGACCTGCGCACCCTGCGCACACGGGTACGCAAGCAAATGGAGCGCTATCTCGGTGATCCCCAGTATAAGGATGTCATCATCGATAATATTGTTACTCTACGCCGGGATCGCTACGTCATCCCTCTGCGCTCAAACTTCAAAGGGAAAATTGATGGCATTGTGCTGGATCACTCAGCCAGCGGTGGGACCTTTTACGTGGAACCAAGGGAGGTGGTAGACGTAAACAACCGTCTTGCAACGTTGCACGCGCAGGAGCGGGAAGAAGAGTATCGTATCATCAGTGAGCTCAGCCAGCTGGTGCAGTCTCGCATGAGAGCACTCCAGGCCAATGTAGCTTTGGTTGAGCGCATCGACATGTATATCGGTTTTGCCAATTACGCTCTCAAACACGATGGTACCTACCTGGAGACACGACAGTCCCGGGGGTGCTGTTTGCCTGGGTTGCGACACCCTTTACTGGAAAATCCCGTAGCTGTAGACACACGCCTTGGTGGCGATTTCCCCCCCATGCTTCTTATAACTGGCCCCAATACAGGAGGCAAGACCTTGGCCCTGAAATCAGCCGGGCTGGCAGTATTGAGCCACAATAGCGGCATCCCTGTCCTTTGCCGTGAAAATGAAAGCTTTATGGGCTATTTCGCCGCTATCTATGCCGATATAGGTGACGAGCAGTCGATAGAGCAAAGCCTCTCTACCTTCAGCAGCCATATCGTCAATATTGCCCACGCCGCCAAGAGTGTTGACGAGCGCTCCCTGGTGCTTCTGGACGAGCTGGGCAGTGGCACTGACCCCGAAGAAGGCGGAGCCCTGGCTGTCGGCATCCTGCAGTACTTTGCCCAGCGAAAGTGCTGCCTTATGGCTACTACTCACCACAACGCTGTCAAGCACTTCGCCCATCGCAACCACCAGGTGGAGAATGCCTGTATGGAGTTTGACAGCCAAACCTTACAGCCCACCTACCGGATACTCTACGGCCAGCAGGGGCAATCAAGTGCTCTGGATATTGCTGCTCGTTACGGATTACCTCTGGAAATTGTGGACGCAGCTCGCAACTTTCGTGAGTCCAGCACGGGTGAAGCGGCCCGCACTATTGCTGCTTTGGAGCGCAAGCTGGAGCGGTATGTCAGAGATGATGAGGCCTTCCAAAGCCGATCGCGGCGTCTTGAGCAGGAGCTGCAGGCTCTGCAGCAGCAAAAGCAGCAACTGCAGCAGCAGAGCTCTCGCAATCTGGAGCAAGCCAGTTTGCAGGCCCGTGATATTGTAAGGCAGGCGCGCCAGGAGGCGAAACGTTACCTCCAAAACTTGAAAAGCTCCTCTGACCAGGAAGCCAGACGACAGCAAGCCCGGTTCGAATCCATGGCTCAACAGGTCTTTGCTGATGCCCAGCAGATGGAGCGTAGTCACCTGCAAAAGCTCAGTAATATTGCCGCTGGCGACCAGGTCTACGTCGCCAAGTTACAGCGCGATGGTACGGTCATTACCGTACGGGGAAAAAAAGCTGAAGTGGAAGTAGGGGGACTACGTACTCAAGTCGGAGTGGATGAATTATTTGCACCTCGCGGCCAGGCTGGGTCAGCGACAGTCCACACCTCTTCAGGTCATGCCGCAGAGTCGGCTGCTCCAGCTTATGTGGGGCCTCACCATGCTGTATCTCCAGAACTTATGCTGGTAGGTAAACGGGTAGAGGAGTCTCTGGGCGAACTGGAAGACTACCTTAGCCGTGCCATCAGCGCTGATCTTGATTCCGTGCGAATTATTCACGGCATGGGAACTGGACGATTGAAGCGCGCCGTGCGCCACTACCTTGACCAAGTACCTCAGGTAAAAAACTACCGCGACGGGGAGGCTTTCGAGGGAGGTCTGGGTGCTACTGTGGTGGAGTTGTAA
- a CDS encoding Tim44 domain-containing protein, with translation MTRLPFLFAIVAIYTVTASHASTQDTSTAMSLFDLLFIGAIVFFIVRAVRGRNTTDKPPRDDWTIGNDSRSETGTTDRTSHSSAPTNITPLYETGPSHKGLIDIERSDPEFSESEFLDAAREVFNTVLQAKYNEELDQVSFLMDQAMLNQLQEDQEELHKQGKRAELSSVNIHSVSIDNAIQQMGTDCITVKFQASISSLVFDTQGEGQPQEEVNEATEYWRFMRNIGEAAWQLIGVYDADEYED, from the coding sequence ATGACACGCCTACCTTTTCTTTTTGCCATAGTAGCCATATACACAGTTACCGCCTCACATGCTTCCACCCAGGATACGAGTACCGCTATGAGCCTGTTTGACCTTCTCTTTATAGGAGCCATAGTCTTTTTTATCGTACGGGCAGTGCGGGGACGCAATACCACCGATAAACCACCCCGTGACGACTGGACCATCGGCAACGACTCCCGCTCTGAAACAGGCACAACTGACCGAACGAGCCATTCATCAGCTCCTACCAATATCACCCCACTTTACGAAACCGGCCCTTCCCACAAGGGCTTGATAGATATTGAGCGTAGTGACCCGGAATTTTCTGAATCGGAATTTCTTGATGCAGCTCGGGAGGTATTCAATACCGTTCTGCAAGCAAAGTATAATGAAGAACTTGACCAGGTCAGCTTTCTGATGGATCAGGCCATGCTCAATCAGCTGCAGGAGGACCAGGAGGAGCTGCACAAGCAAGGCAAGCGAGCCGAGCTTAGTTCGGTCAACATCCACAGCGTCAGCATTGATAACGCTATCCAGCAAATGGGAACCGACTGTATTACAGTGAAATTCCAGGCCAGCATCTCTTCACTGGTCTTTGACACCCAGGGCGAAGGACAGCCCCAGGAGGAAGTCAATGAGGCAACTGAATACTGGCGCTTTATGCGCAATATCGGTGAAGCTGCCTGGCAACTGATCGGTGTCTACGATGCCGACGAGTACGAGGACTAG